The Prochlorococcus marinus str. MIT 9301 genome segment TTATATAAAATTAATACTTTTTAAAGAGTCTCCCTTAATAAGGCGTTAACCGTAGCAGCTGCCATTGCAGCACCTCCTCTAGTTGAATTCAAAACAATTCTAGGAAGATCGGTAGAAATAAGTTTGTTTTTGCTTTTCTCTACTCCAATAAATCCAACAGGCATTCCGATAATTAAACTAGGTAAATCTTTTGCATTTTCTAAAATATCAATTAAATAAGTTAACGCTGTAGGCGAACTGCCAATAACTACAATAGGTGATTTACCTCCAGAATTCATAGCGGATAACTCCTTCCAGCCTTCACTTAAGCCATATGCAGTTTTAGTTAAGTTTGTATGATTATTTTTTTCAAACCACATTCTAGCGGTGAATACTTTATTCCTAGTAGTATTTTCTGCCATATTTTTTATTGCTGCTGCTGCCATATCAGTATCAGTTAAAATCGGAGCACCATTTTTAAGTGCCTGAAGCCCTTTTTCGCAAGCACCATCACTAAAATTTACTAGATTTTGAACTGAAAAATCTCCTGAAGTATGGACTAATCTCTCTAACACTTTTTTTTCCAAATAATTTAGATCATTGGCTAATAAATGAGATCTTATGAATCTGATGCTTTCCAAAAAAATTGGATGATCTACTACCATTAAATTTAATTTGTGTTAGAAGTAATCATAGTTAATATATGATTTTTATTGAGCTATTATGCCAATACAAATATTATGGGGTAATGATTTAAATGCTCAAAATACATTTATCCAAAAATTAATTGATAAGGAAGTATCCAAAGAATGGAAAGAAATAAACGTAACAAATTTAAATGGAGATGATGATGAGCAAGTAAATAAAGCTCTTGATGAAGTTCTTACACCTCCTTTTGGAGAGGGATACAGAATAGTTACATTGAAAAATAATCCAATTTTTACTTCCAAAAATGAGGATCTAAGAACTAAATTTGAAAAAATTCATGACAATATACCTCAAAATACTTATTTCATTTTACAAAATACAAAAAAACCAGACTCAAGACTAAAGAGTACTAAATTTTTACAAAAACTTATCAAAAATAATTTAGCCAAAGAAAAGTCATTTTCTTTACCAGAAATCTGGGACTATGAAGGACAAAAAAGATTTTTAGAAGATGCAGCAAATGAAATGAATATCAAAATTGATAAAAATGCAGCTGAATTAATAATTGATTCAGTTGGCAATGATAGCTATAAACTAATAAATGAATTAGCTAAAGCAAAAACATACCTTTCAGCAGTATCAAGTGATTCGAATTCACAACTTTTTCTTAAAAGTATTGATGTAAAAAAAATATTTAGTGATCATCAATCCAATATATTCAAAATCATTGATCTTCTCTTACAAAAAAATATTAATGAAAGCCTCATAGAAATAAATTATTCTTTACAGAAAGGAGAACCTGCTTTAAGACTAAATGCAGGTTTAATTAGTCAAATAAGAATTCATACCATTATAAAATTGGCAATTAATTCAGGTAACGATAATGAAGAAAAAATTTGTAATCTTGCAGGCATTTCTAATCCAAAACGAATTTTTTTTATTCGAAGAAAAGTCAAAAATGTATCTCAAGAATATTTAATTAATTTAATGAGTAACTTACTAGATATTGAAACATTACTAAAACAAGGTAATAATCCTATAAATGTTTTTACGGAGAAATTAATTAATTTAAGTTAACCAAATTATAAGTTTAAGAATTTACATTATGATTTAAATATGGCTTTACTAGTAAAAAAATTTGGCGGTACTTCTGTAGGTGATATTAGAAAAATTAAAAATATTGCAAGTAGCATCTGTCAAAGTAAAGAAGCAGGAAATGAAATTGTCGTAGTTGTCTCTGCAATGGGGCAAACTACAGATGATTTAAATTGTTTAGCGGAATCAATTAGTAAAAATCCTAATCGAAGAGAATTGGATATGCTTCTCTCAACTGGAGAGCAAGTAACCATAGCTCTTCTCTCAATGGCATTAAACGAATACGGAATACCTGCAATTTCAATGACCGGTAGCCAGGTTGGAATTATTACTGAATCAATTCACGGGAAAGCGAGAATTCTGGATATTAAAACAGAAAGGATCCAAAATTATATAAATCAAGGTTTTGTAGTTGTAGTAGCTGGATTTCAAGGAACAACCTTAAGCCATACGGGTTCAATGGAAATTACAACTTTGGGTAGAGGTGGTTCAGATACTTCGGCAGTAGCTTTATCAACAGCTTTAGGAGCTGAGACGTGCGAAATTTATACAGACGTTCCAGGGGTTCTTACTACTGATCCAAGAATTGTGCCTAATGCAAAACTCTTAGATGAAATTAGCTGCGAGGAAA includes the following:
- a CDS encoding precorrin-8X methylmutase, with translation MVVDHPIFLESIRFIRSHLLANDLNYLEKKVLERLVHTSGDFSVQNLVNFSDGACEKGLQALKNGAPILTDTDMAAAAIKNMAENTTRNKVFTARMWFEKNNHTNLTKTAYGLSEGWKELSAMNSGGKSPIVVIGSSPTALTYLIDILENAKDLPSLIIGMPVGFIGVEKSKNKLISTDLPRIVLNSTRGGAAMAAATVNALLRETL
- the holA gene encoding DNA polymerase III subunit delta, with protein sequence MPIQILWGNDLNAQNTFIQKLIDKEVSKEWKEINVTNLNGDDDEQVNKALDEVLTPPFGEGYRIVTLKNNPIFTSKNEDLRTKFEKIHDNIPQNTYFILQNTKKPDSRLKSTKFLQKLIKNNLAKEKSFSLPEIWDYEGQKRFLEDAANEMNIKIDKNAAELIIDSVGNDSYKLINELAKAKTYLSAVSSDSNSQLFLKSIDVKKIFSDHQSNIFKIIDLLLQKNINESLIEINYSLQKGEPALRLNAGLISQIRIHTIIKLAINSGNDNEEKICNLAGISNPKRIFFIRRKVKNVSQEYLINLMSNLLDIETLLKQGNNPINVFTEKLINLS